Proteins from a genomic interval of Terriglobales bacterium:
- a CDS encoding OB-fold nucleic acid binding domain-containing protein, giving the protein MKDFYIQDAAANENKVITSSFVVAAKQIKPRKTGELFLALTLADRTGQIEAKMWDNVADALGACDQDDFIKVKGLVNKYNNRFQLTIHKLRRMEESEIDYADYLPKCPRDVEELWRDVAGFVASFQNPHLKALLEAFLNDPEIAAAYKNAPAAKSLHHAYIGGLLDHVVSLFRSCDLICRNYPQLDRDLLLTGAFLHDIGKLHELAYSRSFSYTTRGQLLGHMIIELEMLHAKLEQVPGFPAELKTLVEHLLISHHGQYEFGSPKLPMFPEALALHYLDDLDSKLEAMRAHYVREPEAEWTSYNPSLGRPLLNRERFLQKKEEKAEPAPSDESPAKDFTLTAPGDGPRKK; this is encoded by the coding sequence ATGAAGGACTTCTACATCCAGGATGCCGCCGCCAACGAGAACAAGGTCATCACCTCGTCCTTCGTGGTGGCCGCCAAGCAGATCAAGCCGCGCAAGACCGGCGAACTCTTCCTGGCCCTCACCCTGGCCGACCGCACCGGGCAGATCGAGGCCAAGATGTGGGACAACGTCGCCGACGCCCTCGGCGCCTGCGACCAGGACGACTTCATCAAGGTCAAGGGGCTGGTCAACAAGTACAACAACCGCTTCCAGCTCACCATCCACAAGCTGCGCCGCATGGAGGAGTCGGAGATCGACTACGCCGACTACCTTCCCAAGTGCCCGCGCGACGTGGAGGAACTCTGGCGCGACGTGGCCGGGTTCGTCGCCTCCTTCCAGAACCCGCACCTGAAGGCGCTGCTCGAGGCCTTCCTGAACGACCCGGAGATCGCGGCCGCCTACAAGAACGCCCCCGCCGCCAAGAGCCTGCACCACGCCTACATCGGCGGGCTGCTCGACCACGTGGTCTCGCTCTTCCGCTCCTGCGACCTGATCTGCCGCAACTATCCCCAGCTCGACCGCGACCTGCTGCTCACCGGGGCCTTCCTGCACGACATCGGCAAGCTGCACGAGTTGGCCTACAGCCGCTCGTTCTCCTACACCACGCGCGGGCAGTTGCTGGGGCACATGATCATCGAGCTGGAGATGCTGCACGCCAAGCTCGAGCAGGTGCCGGGCTTCCCCGCTGAGCTGAAGACCCTGGTCGAGCACTTGCTCATCAGCCACCACGGCCAGTACGAGTTCGGCTCGCCCAAGCTGCCCATGTTCCCCGAGGCCCTGGCGCTGCACTACCTCGACGACCTGGACTCCAAGCTCGAGGCCATGCGCGCCCACTACGTCCGCGAGCCCGAGGCGGAGTGGACCAGCTACAACCCTTCCCTGGGGCGGCCCCTGCTCAACCGCGAGAGGTTCCTCCAGAAGAAGGAGGAGAAGGCCGAGCCTGCGCCCTCCGACGAATCTCCGGCCAAGGACTTCACCCTCACCGCTCCCGGCGACGGTCCCCGCAAGAAATAG